One Cricetulus griseus strain 17A/GY chromosome 5, alternate assembly CriGri-PICRH-1.0, whole genome shotgun sequence genomic window carries:
- the Aida gene encoding axin interactor, dorsalization-associated protein isoform X3, with product MTLLTIRIEKIGLKDAGQCIDPYITVSVKDLNGIDLTPVQDTPVASRKEDTYVHFNMDIELQKHVEKLTKGAAIFFEFKHYKPKKRFTSTKCFAFMEMDEIKPGPIVIELYKKPTDFKRKKLQLLTKKPLYLHLHQTLHKE from the exons ATGACGTTACTCACTATCAGAATTGAGAAAATCGGTCTGAAGGACGCTGGGCAGTGCATCGACCCCTACATTACAGTCAGCGTGAAGG ATTTGAATGGCATAGATTTAACTCCTGTACAAGATACTCCTGTGGCTTCAAGAAAAGAAGATACATATGTTCATTTTAATATGGACATTGAGCTCCAGAAGCATGTTGAAAAATTAACCAAAG GTGCAGCCATCTTCTTTGAATTCAAACATTACAAGCCTAAAAAGAGGTTCACCAGCACcaagtgttttgccttcatggaGATGGATGAAATTAAACCTGGGCCAATTGTAATAGAATT ATACAAGAAACCCActgactttaaaagaaaaaaattacaattattgACCAAGAAACCACTTTATCTTCATCTACATCAAACTTTGCACAAGGAATGA